A single genomic interval of Antarcticibacterium arcticum harbors:
- a CDS encoding bifunctional aminotransferase class I/II-fold pyridoxal phosphate-dependent enzyme/GNAT family N-acetyltransferase, giving the protein MAKIKHNNLLDTVVSVMTNAKESGALHLYAEGDSLNGRQIQIKGKHLYHFGTTGYLGLEQDQRLKQGAIKAIEAYGSQFPLSKSYVSHPLYAQLESLMGDIFNSPVVITKNSTLGHLGVIPSIVDDSDGVILDHQVHWSVQSAVNPLKLRSVPVEMIRHNNLEMLEDKIKKLQSRCKKIWYMADGIYSMYGDYAPIKEIMQLCNKYPQLHIYFDDVHGMSWKGENGSGYVLSVLKELPDKVVLMGTLSKTFGASGAVFVCNDNNIHQRIKNFGGPLTFSVQLEPASVGAAIASAKIHLSPEIYTMQAELGERINYFNECLLKTNLPLITVNDSPVFYIGAGMPETGFNLVNRLMQSGFYVNTGIYPAVPVKNTGLRITISRHNQKEEIKALAEALEYQFPKALEDTHTNLDRVNFAFGRFNKNLDRQIKPTSNLKLETYNSIEHIDPELWNNTVGNHGFYDWNGLKFLEKIFRNNDSPEHNIEFFYYVVKDENERCILATFFSYGLWKEDMLAPESVSLKIEKARETKPYYHTSYCLSMGSMITEGEHLYLCQEESSWKEAFNLLLEQLEALEKKLKPQFLILRDFDPQNTALKSYLHNKGFVQIAMPEAAVYREFDWENEVSYFETLSKSSRKHFRKDIEAYKDKFNIRVKQTITPGELEKSYALYLAVKKNNLGLNTFGYPRALFEHMNSSPQWEFIMTYLKEKDMLQVGVMFCYKNSNNIYTPAVIGMDYEFSREYNVYRQLLYQTILRAKELGISRIDFGLTAGFEKRKVGAQVKERCAYIQTKDNFALEALEWLRKG; this is encoded by the coding sequence ATGGCAAAGATTAAACATAATAACCTTCTGGACACCGTAGTATCTGTAATGACTAACGCAAAGGAATCTGGCGCATTACATCTTTATGCTGAGGGGGACAGTTTAAATGGCAGGCAGATCCAGATCAAAGGTAAACACCTCTATCACTTTGGTACTACCGGATACCTGGGTTTGGAGCAGGACCAAAGATTAAAACAGGGAGCCATTAAGGCTATTGAGGCTTACGGCTCCCAATTTCCCCTCTCCAAATCCTATGTATCTCATCCCCTCTACGCCCAACTGGAATCCCTGATGGGAGATATTTTCAACAGCCCTGTGGTTATAACTAAAAATAGCACCCTGGGTCACCTGGGAGTAATTCCATCTATTGTTGATGATAGTGATGGCGTTATCCTGGACCACCAGGTGCACTGGAGTGTTCAAAGTGCTGTGAATCCCTTGAAACTCCGGTCTGTTCCCGTAGAAATGATACGTCACAACAACCTGGAAATGTTGGAAGACAAGATAAAAAAGCTGCAATCCAGGTGTAAAAAGATATGGTATATGGCAGACGGTATTTACTCCATGTATGGAGATTATGCCCCTATTAAGGAAATTATGCAGCTCTGCAATAAGTATCCTCAACTTCATATTTATTTTGATGATGTACACGGGATGAGCTGGAAAGGAGAAAACGGTAGCGGTTATGTATTGAGTGTTTTAAAAGAGCTGCCCGATAAAGTTGTCCTTATGGGAACACTTAGTAAAACCTTTGGTGCAAGCGGGGCCGTTTTTGTGTGCAATGATAATAATATACACCAAAGAATAAAGAATTTTGGCGGGCCACTCACCTTCTCTGTTCAATTGGAACCGGCATCTGTAGGGGCAGCCATTGCATCAGCCAAAATTCATTTAAGCCCCGAGATTTATACAATGCAGGCAGAGCTTGGTGAACGTATCAACTACTTTAATGAATGTTTGCTGAAAACAAACCTTCCATTAATAACGGTTAATGATTCTCCTGTATTTTATATAGGAGCAGGAATGCCGGAAACAGGTTTTAATCTGGTGAACCGGCTTATGCAGTCGGGCTTCTACGTTAACACGGGGATTTACCCTGCTGTCCCGGTAAAGAATACCGGTCTAAGAATTACAATTTCCAGGCATAATCAAAAGGAGGAAATCAAGGCATTGGCGGAAGCCCTGGAATATCAATTTCCAAAAGCCCTTGAGGATACCCATACCAACCTGGACCGTGTGAATTTCGCTTTTGGAAGGTTCAATAAAAATTTAGACAGACAAATAAAACCGACATCAAATCTCAAACTCGAAACCTATAATTCTATTGAACATATAGATCCTGAACTTTGGAATAATACTGTGGGAAACCATGGTTTCTATGATTGGAATGGCCTTAAATTTTTAGAAAAAATATTTAGGAATAATGATTCCCCAGAGCATAACATTGAATTCTTTTATTATGTGGTAAAAGATGAAAATGAAAGGTGTATCCTGGCCACCTTTTTTTCTTATGGATTATGGAAAGAAGATATGCTGGCACCGGAATCGGTTTCATTAAAAATAGAAAAAGCGAGGGAAACAAAACCTTATTATCATACCAGTTACTGTCTAAGTATGGGCTCCATGATAACTGAGGGAGAGCATTTATATTTATGCCAGGAAGAAAGCAGCTGGAAAGAAGCTTTTAATTTATTACTTGAGCAACTGGAAGCACTGGAAAAGAAATTAAAACCCCAATTTTTGATCCTGCGGGATTTCGACCCGCAAAACACAGCATTGAAATCTTATCTTCACAACAAAGGTTTTGTTCAAATTGCGATGCCTGAAGCTGCTGTTTACAGAGAATTTGATTGGGAAAATGAAGTCTCCTACTTTGAAACCCTTAGCAAAAGTTCCAGGAAACATTTCAGGAAAGATATTGAAGCCTACAAAGATAAATTTAACATCCGGGTTAAGCAGACTATAACCCCCGGAGAATTGGAGAAAAGCTATGCGCTCTATTTAGCAGTAAAGAAAAATAACTTAGGACTCAATACATTTGGTTATCCGCGTGCACTATTTGAGCATATGAATTCATCTCCTCAATGGGAGTTCATCATGACATACCTGAAAGAAAAAGATATGCTCCAGGTGGGGGTAATGTTTTGCTATAAAAACTCAAATAATATTTATACTCCTGCAGTAATAGGAATGGATTATGAATTCTCCAGGGAATATAATGTTTACAGGCAGCTATTATACCAAACAATTCTTAGGGCTAAGGAGTTGGGCATTTCCCGCATCGATTTTGGCTTAACAGCCGGATTTGAAAAAAGAAAAGTTGGGGCGCAGGTCAAAGAACGATGTGCTTACATCCAAACAAAAGATAATTTTGCACTTGAGGCCCTGGAGTGGTTGAGGAAGGGGTGA
- a CDS encoding GDP-L-fucose synthase family protein — MEVSSKIYIAGHKGMVGSALVRKLKSEGFSNLVLRSSADLDLTNQQAVKEFFEEEKPDYVFLAAAKVGGIVANSTYPAQFLYENLMIQNNVIHRSYVSGVKKLLFLASSCIYPKLAPQPIKEEYLLTGSLEETNEAYAIAKIAGVKMCEAYNRQYGCDFISVMPTNLYGPNDNYDLETSHVLPALLRKFHEAKIKMLSKTGPGNNVPGHSELVDSELVELWGTGEPRREFLHVDDLANACFHLMQTYQGNTSVNIGTGKDISIKDLAELIKNITGYTGEITWNNSKPDGTPRKLLDVSLIHSLGWEHKIGLEEGIRRVYEEEFLRDGSS; from the coding sequence ATGGAAGTATCTTCCAAAATATACATCGCCGGGCATAAAGGAATGGTAGGCTCTGCACTGGTTAGGAAACTGAAGTCGGAAGGTTTTTCAAATCTCGTGCTGAGATCCTCGGCCGACCTTGATCTAACCAATCAGCAGGCGGTAAAGGAATTTTTTGAGGAGGAAAAACCAGATTATGTATTCCTTGCAGCCGCGAAAGTAGGAGGCATAGTTGCAAATTCCACGTACCCCGCACAGTTTTTATATGAAAACCTGATGATCCAGAACAACGTGATCCACCGGAGTTATGTGAGCGGAGTGAAGAAATTGTTGTTCCTGGCGTCCTCCTGCATCTATCCGAAACTCGCTCCCCAGCCCATTAAAGAGGAATATCTGCTCACCGGCAGTCTGGAAGAAACCAACGAGGCTTATGCCATTGCCAAGATCGCAGGGGTAAAAATGTGCGAAGCATATAACAGGCAATATGGCTGTGATTTCATTTCGGTGATGCCTACCAATTTGTACGGCCCTAATGACAATTATGACCTTGAAACCTCTCACGTACTTCCGGCATTGCTGCGCAAATTCCACGAAGCTAAAATTAAAATGCTTTCTAAAACTGGCCCTGGCAATAATGTCCCTGGTCATAGTGAGCTTGTCGATAGTGAGCTTGTCGAACTATGGGGCACCGGTGAACCCCGGCGCGAATTCCTTCATGTAGACGATCTCGCCAACGCCTGTTTTCATTTGATGCAAACTTACCAAGGCAATACCAGTGTGAATATAGGCACGGGAAAGGATATTTCTATTAAGGACCTGGCAGAGCTTATTAAAAATATCACCGGCTACACAGGAGAGATCACCTGGAACAATTCAAAACCCGACGGCACTCCGCGAAAGTTGCTGGATGTTTCCCTGATCCATAGTTTGGGTTGGGAGCACAAAATAGGATTGGAAGAGGGGATAAGGCGGGTGTATGAAGAGGAATTTTTGAGAGACGGTAGTAGTTAG
- the gmd gene encoding GDP-mannose 4,6-dehydratase, with amino-acid sequence MKKALITGITGQDGAYLAELLLGKGYEVHGIKRRSSLFNTNRIDHLYQDPHEKNIKFKLHYGDLSDSMNLTRIIQEVQPDEIYNLGAMSHVKVSFDTPEYTANVDGLGTLRILEAVRLLGLTEKTKIYQASTSELYGLVQQVPQTENTPFYPRSPYGVAKLYAYWITVNYREAYNMFACNGILFNHESPIRGETFVTRKITRAASRIALGMQETLFLGNLDARRDWGHAKDYVEAMWLMLQQEKAEDYVIASGITTSVRDFVEMAFSEVGIKLAFRGKGIEEEGVVVSCSNPDFQLAEGKVVVKIDPEYHRPTEVDLLIGDASKCREKLNWQPKYDLAQLIQEMMAADVALFKREKYLKDGGHDTLTYRE; translated from the coding sequence ATGAAAAAAGCACTAATAACAGGAATAACCGGCCAGGACGGGGCTTATTTAGCCGAATTACTTTTGGGGAAGGGATATGAGGTGCACGGGATCAAGAGGCGGTCATCTTTGTTCAATACTAACAGGATAGACCATTTATACCAGGATCCGCATGAGAAGAATATAAAGTTCAAGCTTCATTACGGCGACCTGAGCGACTCGATGAACCTTACCCGCATAATTCAGGAGGTACAACCCGATGAGATCTATAATTTGGGTGCAATGTCTCACGTAAAAGTGAGTTTTGATACCCCGGAATATACTGCCAATGTTGATGGCCTGGGAACGCTGCGCATTCTGGAAGCGGTGCGTTTGCTTGGCCTGACGGAAAAGACAAAGATCTATCAGGCCTCGACTTCCGAGTTGTATGGGCTCGTGCAGCAGGTGCCGCAAACAGAAAACACGCCTTTTTATCCGCGCAGTCCGTATGGGGTGGCAAAATTATACGCCTACTGGATCACCGTGAATTACCGGGAAGCTTATAATATGTTCGCATGTAACGGGATATTGTTCAACCATGAATCGCCCATAAGAGGGGAGACCTTCGTTACCCGCAAGATCACCCGTGCAGCCTCAAGGATAGCCCTGGGAATGCAGGAAACACTCTTTTTAGGAAACCTTGATGCAAGGAGGGATTGGGGCCATGCAAAGGATTATGTGGAGGCTATGTGGCTTATGTTGCAGCAGGAGAAAGCCGAGGATTATGTAATTGCTTCCGGTATCACCACCTCAGTGCGGGATTTTGTAGAAATGGCATTTTCTGAAGTAGGTATAAAATTAGCTTTCCGCGGAAAGGGCATAGAGGAGGAGGGAGTAGTTGTTTCCTGCTCCAATCCCGATTTTCAGCTTGCGGAAGGAAAAGTAGTGGTGAAAATAGATCCTGAATATCACCGGCCCACGGAAGTGGATCTGCTTATAGGCGATGCCTCCAAATGCAGGGAAAAACTCAACTGGCAACCAAAATATGACCTGGCACAACTCATTCAGGAAATGATGGCCGCTGATGTTGCTCTTTTCAAGAGAGAAAAATATTTAAAAGATGGTGGGCATGATACGCTCACCTACCGGGAGTAG
- a CDS encoding four helix bundle protein, whose translation MDHKDLDVWKKSMDLVEEIYRVTKEFPDHERYGLTNQIRRSAVSIPSNIAEGSGRKGDKELLQFLSFALGSLAEVETQLIIAVRLVYVNEIDSTLDLITEVRKLTLGYRNYILKKSKL comes from the coding sequence ATGGATCATAAGGATTTGGATGTATGGAAGAAGTCTATGGATCTTGTGGAGGAAATTTACCGGGTAACAAAAGAATTTCCTGATCACGAGAGATATGGTTTAACTAATCAAATCCGCAGATCTGCTGTTTCTATACCCTCCAACATAGCTGAAGGATCCGGTCGAAAAGGAGATAAAGAATTACTCCAATTTCTTAGCTTTGCCTTAGGGTCATTAGCTGAAGTTGAAACCCAATTAATAATTGCCGTGAGATTAGTTTATGTGAATGAAATAGATTCCACTCTTGACCTCATCACTGAAGTAAGAAAGCTAACGCTCGGATATAGAAATTATATATTGAAAAAATCAAAACTCTAA
- a CDS encoding exopolysaccharide transport family protein: protein MAHEDDHISDVGSTFDFKGFVLKVISYWQLILISVGISLAVAYYNNVRKLPVYQLGNSISIKDDQNPFFTSTTSLTFNWGGTSDKVNTAITILRSRSHNEEVVERLQYYINYQQEGEYQRVNAYGFTPFIVKADTSRAQAVNLPITITFKDEVTFNLKADVPATIQTQNYGSKEKGSLSLEPQEFSRDFKVGEPIMLPFFSGVLNRSNQALQPGKPFYITFQNFDGIAARYMGVSVSPESQNSSVLKLSLTGDNKAQIVDYLNGTVAVLSQNMLARKNLFATKTIRFIDSSLAVKSQELQLVEDELNLFRNRNAFLDISSENSELSNKISTLDVRKEDLRRQIAYYNSLENYLQTRNDYSSVPAPSVAGIAEGSIVSGVGRILQLAEERSKYQYSLKENSPVFADIDRQINSVKTVLLENIASTKSLQQTELNDINRQINIAEGEIRKLPQEEQDLLKIQRQYNISEKTYNLFLEKRSEAGLIKAANVSDVMIIDNAKDTGGGQIGPNTQLNYVMALMVGGVIPLTFVFLLVFLNTNVHNANEISRLSPIPILGLIGKNKSTNNLVVFDKQKSAIAESFRGLRSSLQFMYRKQGVTGSKTVLITSSVSGEGKTFCAMNLATVFALSEKKTVLVGLDLRKPKIFDDFELENEAGVVNYLIGNNTVEDIIQPSKIPHLDVITAGPIPPNPSELLMTDQMEVLMDELKQRYDYIILDTPPIGIVADAMNLVKYADATLYLIRQDYTKRGMLESINEKYNKGEIKNISFVLNYFVHRAKYGYGYGYGYGYGYGYGYAYNRYTKGYNDGVNPMEKWKKMWRKAMRNFE, encoded by the coding sequence ATGGCACATGAAGATGATCATATAAGTGATGTAGGTTCAACTTTTGACTTTAAGGGCTTTGTGCTTAAAGTGATAAGTTACTGGCAGCTTATTTTAATTTCGGTGGGGATAAGCCTTGCGGTGGCTTATTATAACAATGTGCGCAAGCTGCCGGTGTACCAGCTTGGAAATTCCATTTCCATTAAGGACGACCAGAACCCTTTCTTTACCTCAACAACAAGTTTGACCTTTAACTGGGGAGGAACTTCAGATAAGGTAAATACCGCCATCACTATTTTGAGGTCGCGTTCTCATAATGAGGAAGTGGTAGAGCGGCTTCAGTATTATATAAATTATCAGCAGGAGGGTGAGTACCAGCGGGTAAATGCCTATGGTTTCACTCCTTTTATTGTAAAAGCCGATACCTCCAGGGCCCAGGCCGTGAATTTACCCATCACGATCACCTTTAAAGATGAGGTTACCTTCAATTTAAAAGCCGATGTCCCTGCTACCATTCAAACGCAGAATTACGGTTCCAAAGAAAAGGGCAGTCTAAGCCTGGAACCTCAGGAATTCAGCCGCGATTTTAAAGTGGGAGAACCTATTATGCTGCCGTTTTTCAGCGGGGTGCTCAACAGGTCCAATCAGGCGCTGCAGCCGGGGAAGCCTTTCTATATTACTTTTCAGAATTTTGACGGGATTGCCGCCCGGTATATGGGAGTTTCGGTATCCCCGGAATCTCAGAATTCCTCGGTGCTTAAACTTAGTTTAACCGGTGATAATAAGGCCCAGATCGTTGATTACCTCAACGGTACTGTGGCAGTGTTAAGCCAGAATATGCTCGCGCGAAAAAACCTATTTGCCACCAAGACCATCAGGTTTATAGATAGTAGTCTCGCGGTAAAATCTCAGGAATTGCAACTCGTGGAAGACGAGCTTAACCTCTTTAGAAACAGGAATGCCTTCCTGGATATTTCTTCGGAAAATTCTGAGCTCTCCAACAAGATCTCAACGTTGGATGTGCGCAAGGAAGACCTAAGGAGGCAAATAGCTTATTACAATTCCCTTGAAAATTATCTTCAAACCCGTAATGATTATTCCAGCGTTCCCGCTCCTTCAGTAGCAGGGATTGCTGAAGGAAGTATTGTGAGCGGCGTTGGCCGCATTTTGCAACTGGCAGAAGAGCGCAGCAAATATCAATATTCCCTCAAGGAAAATTCTCCCGTGTTTGCCGATATTGACCGGCAGATCAATTCTGTAAAAACCGTATTGCTCGAGAATATTGCTTCTACCAAAAGCCTTCAGCAAACAGAGCTGAACGATATAAACCGGCAGATCAATATTGCTGAGGGCGAAATACGCAAACTTCCGCAGGAGGAGCAGGACCTGCTCAAAATTCAGCGGCAGTATAACATAAGTGAGAAAACCTACAATCTATTTCTGGAAAAACGAAGCGAGGCAGGGCTCATAAAAGCGGCCAATGTGAGCGATGTAATGATCATTGACAACGCAAAAGACACCGGTGGCGGCCAGATTGGCCCAAACACCCAGCTTAATTATGTGATGGCGCTTATGGTAGGAGGGGTAATCCCGCTTACGTTTGTGTTCCTGCTGGTATTCCTGAACACCAACGTTCACAATGCCAATGAAATTTCACGATTATCACCCATCCCAATCCTGGGTCTTATTGGTAAGAATAAATCTACCAACAACCTGGTGGTGTTTGATAAGCAGAAATCGGCAATAGCCGAGAGTTTCCGGGGGCTGCGAAGTAGTCTGCAGTTCATGTACAGGAAACAGGGAGTCACCGGCTCCAAGACCGTTCTTATTACCTCCTCGGTTTCGGGAGAGGGAAAAACTTTCTGTGCGATGAACCTGGCAACGGTTTTTGCCTTAAGCGAGAAGAAAACCGTGCTGGTGGGTCTCGATCTTCGGAAGCCTAAGATCTTTGACGATTTTGAGCTGGAGAATGAAGCCGGGGTGGTGAATTATCTTATTGGCAACAACACGGTTGAAGATATAATCCAGCCCAGTAAGATCCCGCACCTTGACGTGATCACCGCAGGGCCCATTCCTCCAAACCCTTCAGAATTATTGATGACGGACCAGATGGAGGTTTTAATGGACGAGCTCAAGCAGCGCTATGATTATATTATCCTGGATACCCCGCCAATAGGCATCGTGGCCGATGCTATGAACCTGGTAAAATATGCCGATGCCACCCTGTACCTAATTCGCCAGGATTACACCAAACGCGGAATGCTGGAAAGCATCAACGAGAAATACAACAAGGGAGAGATCAAGAACATAAGCTTCGTGCTCAACTACTTTGTTCACCGCGCGAAATACGGTTATGGCTATGGTTATGGTTACGGCTACGGCTATGGTTACGGCTACGCGTACAACCGCTACACCAAAGGCTACAATGACGGCGTAAATCCTATGGAGAAATGGAAGAAAATGTGGAGGAAGGCGATGAGGAATTTTGAATAG
- a CDS encoding polysaccharide biosynthesis/export family protein — MNQKYLLYLLLILLSTSCISTKKITYLQAEETAVDSVLTIQRLQKPYRIQVNDLLSIRVKALDQELVGMFNPIGEANPGATGEESMYYDGFTVDHQGNIRVPTLGKLNVLGLTVEEVQENVEKELLDQYFKEEANIFVTVKLAGIRYTTLGEIGTGSQVVYKEQVTIMEAVANAGGITEFGDMTDVKIIRQYPGGGEKIHSINLTSINATKSPYYYIQPNDLILVNPLPQKALGLGTTGMDNFRTVLTVFTALTSIILLSTRL, encoded by the coding sequence ATGAACCAAAAATACCTGCTATACCTCCTTTTAATCTTGCTTAGTACTTCATGCATCTCCACCAAAAAGATCACCTATTTACAAGCAGAGGAGACTGCGGTAGATAGTGTTCTAACCATTCAGCGGCTGCAAAAGCCCTACAGGATCCAGGTGAATGATCTGCTGAGTATACGGGTGAAGGCACTGGACCAGGAACTGGTGGGAATGTTTAATCCTATTGGAGAGGCAAATCCCGGGGCGACAGGAGAGGAGTCCATGTATTATGACGGTTTTACGGTAGACCACCAGGGGAATATAAGGGTGCCCACCCTGGGGAAGCTCAATGTACTGGGTTTAACGGTAGAGGAAGTGCAGGAAAATGTGGAGAAGGAGCTGCTGGACCAGTATTTTAAGGAAGAAGCAAATATATTTGTAACCGTGAAACTTGCGGGAATACGATACACAACCCTGGGAGAAATTGGCACGGGGAGTCAGGTGGTGTATAAGGAACAGGTCACTATTATGGAAGCTGTGGCAAACGCGGGAGGAATAACCGAATTTGGCGATATGACAGATGTGAAGATCATCAGGCAATATCCTGGCGGGGGAGAGAAGATTCACAGTATTAACCTTACGAGTATAAACGCGACTAAAAGTCCGTATTATTACATTCAGCCGAACGACCTTATTCTTGTGAACCCGCTTCCGCAGAAAGCCCTGGGGCTGGGAACCACGGGTATGGATAATTTTAGAACCGTTCTTACAGTATTTACTGCTTTAACATCAATTATTTTACTAAGCACCAGATTATAA
- a CDS encoding four helix bundle protein — protein sequence MEEGSHFSFENLQVYQKSLDFVDLVYEITKEFPKAELYNLTSQFKRAAVSIALNLAEGAGDSNAQFSRFLQISLDSVKECVVCSTIAKRQRYIAEEKDLKLRTKLAELSKMISSLKKYLKGNPNTK from the coding sequence ATGGAGGAGGGATCACACTTTAGTTTTGAAAATCTTCAGGTTTATCAAAAATCCCTTGATTTTGTTGATTTGGTTTATGAGATAACTAAGGAATTCCCTAAAGCTGAGTTGTATAATTTAACTTCTCAATTTAAAAGGGCGGCCGTTTCAATTGCTTTAAATTTGGCAGAAGGAGCGGGAGATTCAAACGCCCAGTTTAGCCGATTTCTACAAATATCCCTGGATTCTGTAAAAGAATGTGTAGTTTGTTCAACAATAGCCAAACGGCAGAGATATATAGCGGAAGAAAAGGATTTGAAATTACGGACTAAACTGGCGGAACTTTCTAAAATGATATCTAGCCTGAAAAAATACCTGAAAGGTAACCCCAATACAAAATAA
- a CDS encoding four helix bundle protein: MSKDVHFSFEDLKVYQRALDFTDFVYSLTATFPREELYGLRSQFNRAAVSIALNTAEGSGNSDLQFNRFLQMADDSLRECITCSTIAHRRSFISSEENQKVREMLLEIFKMIKSLQKYLKSKKEK; the protein is encoded by the coding sequence ATGAGTAAAGACGTTCATTTTAGTTTTGAAGACTTAAAGGTTTATCAAAGGGCTCTGGACTTTACAGATTTTGTCTATAGTCTTACAGCCACTTTTCCAAGGGAAGAATTGTATGGATTACGATCCCAGTTTAACCGGGCTGCTGTTTCAATTGCTTTAAACACCGCGGAAGGTTCCGGAAATTCGGACTTGCAGTTCAACCGCTTTTTACAAATGGCAGACGATTCTCTTCGGGAATGTATTACGTGTTCCACAATAGCACATAGAAGATCTTTCATAAGTTCCGAAGAAAATCAAAAGGTTCGGGAGATGCTTCTGGAAATCTTCAAAATGATCAAATCCCTTCAAAAATATCTCAAATCAAAAAAGGAGAAATAA